The genomic interval attctcttcaCTTTGGTAACTAATGATAGTTGCTCTGCATTTATATCTGCTGCtctgttacttttttttgtgttttattaattttttccTGCCATCAGCCCTATCATGGGCTTTATCTTCTGttctctccccacattcactGCATCTTGAAATCTGTGCATCTCTGTTTCCAAGTTTTTAGATAAAAGGACATTGGCCTTGAAACCTTAAATTTGATCCCCAAATCCTCAATTTGACCGATGATTGAATGGAATTATTTAATAGTTATAAGCTTAGAATTGGAGGATGCAATGTATGCACAGTAAAAGGATTTAATCATTAATCATTATGTAAACATAGCAGCCCAGACCTTTTTCTACCACTGATTTCTgtgttatttacaatttttttttaaaactatttccaGGTGGCCATGGGCATCTTCCAAGTTGGATTTATATCGGTGTATCTGTCTGATTCCTTGCTTAGTGGATTTGCCACTGGAGCCTCATTCACCATAATCACCTCACAAATTAAGTACCTTCTTGGGATCCGTATTCCACGTGCCAATGCTCCTGGTTCACTCGTGAAAACTTGGTTGTCCATTTTTAAAAACATCCATGAGACTAATATCTGTGATCTTGTAACCAGCATATTGTGTCTTCTGGTTTTAGTGCCTATGAAAGAGATAAATGAATGGTATAAACCAAAGTTGAAAGCACCGATTCCAGGTGAACTTCTGGTTGTAGTTGTCGCTACCTTGATCTCGCATTATGGACAATTGAATGCAAAGTTTAATTCTACTATTGCTGGAAATATACCCACTGGATTCATGGCTCCCAGCCCTCCAGACTGGAGCCTTGTACCTCGAATTGCTGTTGATGCCATTCCAATTGCCATCATTGGCTTTGCAATCACAGTTACTCTGTCAGAAATGTTTGCCAAGAAGCATGGATACACTGTGAAAGCAAATCAAGAAATGTTTGCTATTGGTGCCTGTAACGTGATCCCAGCATTCTTTCATTGCTTTACATCCAGTGCAGCCCTGGCCAAATCTCTTGTTAAAGAGTCCACAGGTTGCAAGACACAGTTATCAAGTTTAGTCACTGCATTGGTGCTTCTCCTTGTGCTGCTTGTGATTGCTCCACTTTTCTACTCCCTTCAGAAATGCGTCTTGGCTGTCATAATCATTGTAAATCTCAGAGGTGCTTTAAGAAAATTTATTGAGTTACCCAAAATGTGGAAGGTGAGCAAGGTAGATACTGTTGTGTGGTTTGTTACAATGCTAGCAACAGCCCTCGTTAGCACAGAGTTGGGACTGTTGATTGGGGTTTGTTTCTCTGTGATTTGTGTAGTTGCACGAACGCAAGTGCCAAGAGCCACTGTACTTGGAAATTTGAAGGGGACAGAAATATATGAAGACTTGAGGAGgtataaaaatttgcaagagttgcCAGGTATCAAGATTTTTAGATTTGAGGCTCCATTATACTATGCAAACAAGGAATTGTTTAAGAGGTCCCTGTATAAACAGACAGGAATTAATCCCACTCTGGTAATACTAGAAAGGAAAAaagctgaaaagaaaaacaatcagGAACTGAGACAAAATT from Pristis pectinata isolate sPriPec2 chromosome 4, sPriPec2.1.pri, whole genome shotgun sequence carries:
- the slc26a2 gene encoding sulfate transporter isoform X1, with protein sequence MALPIYVKERSNIEGAFKMTSADSNNAECILGLNNSASCDMKNNEYSPIVLEEQEKKPFDMKKFAVKRLKEYFSCTPTKTKDFLVDLFPIVQWFPKYKWKKWILGDIMSGLIVGILLVPQSIAYSLLAGQEPVYGLYTSFFACIIYFLMGTSRHISVGIFGVLCLMIGQVVERELQIAGFDLFDDTNSTNLFNQSASVCGRSCFAIRVGSTLTFMAGVYQVAMGIFQVGFISVYLSDSLLSGFATGASFTIITSQIKYLLGIRIPRANAPGSLVKTWLSIFKNIHETNICDLVTSILCLLVLVPMKEINEWYKPKLKAPIPGELLVVVVATLISHYGQLNAKFNSTIAGNIPTGFMAPSPPDWSLVPRIAVDAIPIAIIGFAITVTLSEMFAKKHGYTVKANQEMFAIGACNVIPAFFHCFTSSAALAKSLVKESTGCKTQLSSLVTALVLLLVLLVIAPLFYSLQKCVLAVIIIVNLRGALRKFIELPKMWKVSKVDTVVWFVTMLATALVSTELGLLIGVCFSVICVVARTQVPRATVLGNLKGTEIYEDLRRYKNLQELPGIKIFRFEAPLYYANKELFKRSLYKQTGINPTLVILERKKAEKKNNQELRQNSTAHSLAIAKSEVTLQLSCQEFDIHTIVIDCSVIQFLDTAGVATIKEVFKDYKEIGILVLLSNCNASIIDSLCNVEYFDNGHIKGLLFYSVHDAVKFASNVHQKNGGYEANTPC
- the slc26a2 gene encoding sulfate transporter isoform X2, translating into MTSADSNNAECILGLNNSASCDMKNNEYSPIVLEEQEKKPFDMKKFAVKRLKEYFSCTPTKTKDFLVDLFPIVQWFPKYKWKKWILGDIMSGLIVGILLVPQSIAYSLLAGQEPVYGLYTSFFACIIYFLMGTSRHISVGIFGVLCLMIGQVVERELQIAGFDLFDDTNSTNLFNQSASVCGRSCFAIRVGSTLTFMAGVYQVAMGIFQVGFISVYLSDSLLSGFATGASFTIITSQIKYLLGIRIPRANAPGSLVKTWLSIFKNIHETNICDLVTSILCLLVLVPMKEINEWYKPKLKAPIPGELLVVVVATLISHYGQLNAKFNSTIAGNIPTGFMAPSPPDWSLVPRIAVDAIPIAIIGFAITVTLSEMFAKKHGYTVKANQEMFAIGACNVIPAFFHCFTSSAALAKSLVKESTGCKTQLSSLVTALVLLLVLLVIAPLFYSLQKCVLAVIIIVNLRGALRKFIELPKMWKVSKVDTVVWFVTMLATALVSTELGLLIGVCFSVICVVARTQVPRATVLGNLKGTEIYEDLRRYKNLQELPGIKIFRFEAPLYYANKELFKRSLYKQTGINPTLVILERKKAEKKNNQELRQNSTAHSLAIAKSEVTLQLSCQEFDIHTIVIDCSVIQFLDTAGVATIKEVFKDYKEIGILVLLSNCNASIIDSLCNVEYFDNGHIKGLLFYSVHDAVKFASNVHQKNGGYEANTPC